In a genomic window of Lacrimispora sp. BS-2:
- a CDS encoding hydrogenase/urease maturation nickel metallochaperone HypA, whose protein sequence is MHELGVLNSMVHTIERIVKEQNVTEVYKLVIEVGELSGIVPRYLEQSWPAASYKTFMEKTELELIVIPGIVKCKGCGRVFNAVYSDLNCPDCGSKDMEILEGDDMIIKEIVCN, encoded by the coding sequence ATGCATGAGCTTGGTGTATTAAACTCTATGGTCCACACCATTGAGCGTATCGTAAAGGAGCAGAACGTAACAGAGGTCTACAAGCTTGTCATCGAAGTTGGCGAGCTTTCCGGTATCGTGCCCAGATACTTGGAGCAAAGCTGGCCCGCTGCCTCCTATAAGACTTTTATGGAAAAAACAGAGCTGGAGCTTATCGTTATTCCCGGTATTGTTAAATGTAAAGGCTGCGGCAGGGTATTTAATGCTGTTTACAGTGATTTAAACTGCCCTGACTGCGGCAGCAAGGATATGGAAATCCTGGAGGGGGATGACATGATAATTAAAGAAATCGTGTGCAACTAA
- a CDS encoding FAD-dependent oxidoreductase: protein MSELRPKIVKLAKMVGGIAGAMNKIDENSPEYYALNCVVTDDMADIAMIMGLRKPRTFEYVAKRSGKSEEETRALLDQLTYTGVAKVWEDKEDHKERFFVNIFAPGMLEMMVNNREQLNAHPEIGKAFEEYTRLRLAPMAAKFPQGMAMMRVIPVEESIKDIPGTKPWERLSYYLDKYDTFTVSDCSCRQSRRVLDEGCGHLEKDICIQMGEGAEYYIRTGRGRQISREEAKEIIKFAENNGLMHEMPHTDGLGESAAICNCCGCSCFSLRLATLFNTPDSIRSNFTAKVNKENCVACGQCVENCPVNALKLGQKLCSKTPVTIKAEPTARDHVWKESNWNVDYRENRKDVTEEGTSPCKTACPAHISVQGYIKLAASGRYHEALELIKKENPFPAVCGRICPHGCESECTRGDIDEPVSIDEIKKFIADKELDGSIRYIPPMRYHLGNKIAVIGSGPSGLSCAYYLAIDGYQVTVFEKEEKLGGMLTLGIPSFRLEKEVLNAEIDVLREMGVAFKTGIEVGKDITLNELRKEGYEAFYLAIGAQGGRSLGIEGEEAKGVVSGVDFLRNVNLGRKAELSGNVVVIGGGNVAIDVARTGVRQGAAAVNLYCLESPGEMPALPDEITEAEEDKVSFHNGWGPKRILTEDGKVTGVEFKRCISVFDENQRFAPKYEENDTIIVEADTVLLSIGQSIEWGGLLSESKVELGRGGTAKADSLTLQTSEPDIFVGGDCFTGPQFAIHAIAAGKEGAISIHRYVQPGQSLVFGRDRREYHALDKNNVAFGVQDFDTTPRQRAGHSPEKKGSFYDERLTFTEEQLKKETERCLGCGAVEIDSYMCIGCGMCTTKCKFDAIHLERTYDTVPNTYEKLPVKIATNAVVRTGKIAVTALKESVGKRS from the coding sequence ATGAGTGAATTAAGACCTAAAATTGTAAAACTGGCAAAAATGGTAGGCGGTATTGCCGGAGCCATGAACAAAATCGATGAAAATTCTCCCGAATACTACGCTCTAAACTGTGTTGTAACAGATGACATGGCTGATATTGCTATGATTATGGGGCTGCGTAAACCCCGTACCTTCGAGTATGTCGCTAAGCGCTCCGGAAAGAGTGAAGAAGAGACAAGGGCCCTCTTAGATCAGCTGACCTACACAGGTGTCGCTAAAGTATGGGAGGATAAGGAGGATCATAAAGAACGGTTTTTTGTGAATATATTTGCCCCTGGTATGTTAGAAATGATGGTAAATAACCGTGAACAGCTTAACGCACATCCTGAAATCGGTAAAGCCTTTGAAGAATATACCAGACTGCGTCTTGCGCCAATGGCAGCAAAATTCCCTCAGGGCATGGCAATGATGCGTGTCATTCCTGTAGAAGAGTCCATCAAAGATATTCCCGGTACAAAACCCTGGGAACGTCTCTCCTATTATCTGGATAAATATGATACGTTCACGGTATCTGACTGCTCCTGCCGCCAGTCACGCCGTGTACTGGATGAGGGCTGCGGCCATTTGGAAAAAGATATCTGTATCCAGATGGGTGAAGGTGCCGAATATTATATAAGAACAGGCAGAGGCCGCCAGATATCCCGGGAAGAAGCAAAAGAAATTATTAAATTTGCAGAAAATAACGGCCTGATGCATGAAATGCCCCATACCGACGGACTTGGTGAATCAGCGGCAATCTGCAACTGCTGTGGCTGCTCCTGCTTCTCCCTGCGCCTTGCGACACTTTTTAATACTCCTGATTCCATACGTTCCAACTTCACTGCCAAGGTAAATAAGGAAAACTGTGTAGCCTGCGGACAGTGTGTGGAAAATTGTCCTGTTAATGCTTTAAAGCTTGGTCAAAAACTCTGTTCCAAAACACCTGTTACCATAAAGGCAGAACCTACCGCACGTGACCATGTCTGGAAAGAAAGCAACTGGAATGTGGATTACCGTGAGAACCGAAAAGATGTTACAGAAGAAGGCACATCTCCTTGTAAAACTGCCTGTCCGGCTCATATTTCCGTACAGGGTTACATAAAGCTTGCTGCTTCCGGCCGCTACCATGAAGCATTAGAGCTCATAAAGAAAGAAAATCCTTTCCCTGCTGTCTGCGGACGGATCTGTCCTCACGGCTGTGAAAGCGAATGTACCCGCGGAGATATTGATGAACCGGTTTCCATTGACGAAATCAAAAAATTTATTGCGGATAAAGAGCTGGATGGTTCTATCCGTTATATCCCGCCCATGCGTTACCACCTTGGAAATAAAATCGCAGTGATCGGTTCCGGTCCTTCCGGTCTTTCCTGTGCATATTACCTGGCAATTGATGGTTATCAGGTAACAGTATTTGAAAAGGAAGAAAAACTTGGTGGTATGCTTACCCTTGGCATTCCCTCCTTCCGCCTGGAAAAGGAGGTTCTTAATGCTGAAATAGACGTTTTGCGTGAAATGGGTGTTGCCTTTAAAACCGGAATTGAAGTCGGAAAAGATATTACTCTTAATGAACTTCGGAAAGAAGGTTACGAAGCCTTCTATCTGGCAATAGGCGCACAGGGTGGAAGAAGTCTTGGAATTGAGGGGGAAGAAGCTAAGGGTGTTGTCTCGGGCGTTGATTTCCTTCGCAACGTAAACCTTGGAAGAAAGGCGGAACTTTCCGGTAATGTAGTTGTGATCGGCGGCGGAAATGTAGCAATTGATGTAGCCCGTACAGGGGTAAGACAGGGGGCTGCTGCTGTTAATCTTTACTGTCTGGAAAGTCCCGGTGAAATGCCGGCATTACCGGATGAAATTACAGAGGCTGAGGAAGATAAAGTTTCCTTTCATAATGGCTGGGGTCCTAAGCGCATTCTGACAGAAGACGGAAAGGTGACCGGTGTAGAATTTAAGCGCTGCATCAGTGTATTCGATGAGAACCAACGTTTTGCTCCAAAGTATGAAGAAAATGATACGATCATTGTGGAAGCCGATACCGTACTGCTTTCCATTGGCCAGTCCATCGAGTGGGGCGGACTTCTCTCAGAAAGCAAGGTTGAGCTTGGACGCGGCGGTACTGCCAAAGCGGACAGTCTGACCTTACAGACTTCGGAACCGGACATTTTTGTGGGCGGTGACTGTTTTACCGGACCCCAATTTGCCATCCATGCCATTGCAGCCGGAAAAGAAGGTGCAATCTCTATTCACCGTTATGTACAGCCGGGACAGTCCCTTGTATTTGGCCGTGACCGCCGTGAATACCATGCTTTAGATAAGAATAACGTTGCTTTCGGTGTACAGGATTTTGATACGACTCCCCGCCAGAGAGCAGGACACTCTCCTGAGAAAAAAGGCAGCTTCTATGATGAACGGTTGACCTTCACCGAGGAACAGTTAAAGAAAGAGACGGAACGCTGCCTTGGCTGCGGTGCGGTAGAAATCGACAGTTATATGTGTATTGGCTGCGGCATGTGTACGACCAAATGTAAATTTGATGCAATTCATCTGGAGCGCACCTATGACACGGTTCCCAATACCTATGAAAAACTTCCTGTCAAGATTGCCACCAACGCAGTTGTGCGTACCGGAAAGATTGCCGTAACTGCTCTCAAAGAAAGCGTTGGCAAAAGAAGCTAA
- a CDS encoding AAA family ATPase has translation MNINPKIIILRGNSGSGKTTIARKLQRHYGRGTLLISQDVVRREMLYVNDG, from the coding sequence ATGAATATAAATCCAAAGATTATCATATTAAGGGGTAATTCTGGAAGTGGAAAAACAACCATTGCAAGAAAACTACAAAGACATTATGGAAGAGGTACGTTACTTATTTCACAAGATGTAGTTCGGCGGGAAATGTTGTACGTAAATGATGGTTGA
- a CDS encoding RHS repeat domain-containing protein: MYSYNKAGKLEEIMNAAGNKRRYQYNDSGRIIEIKDFDNSIHQMEGECKFSCVQKSNNFLKLN, encoded by the coding sequence TTGTATTCTTATAATAAAGCTGGTAAGCTGGAAGAAATAATGAATGCAGCTGGTAACAAACGTAGATATCAGTACAATGACAGCGGAAGAATAATTGAAATAAAAGATTTTGACAATAGTATTCACCAAATGGAGGGAGAGTGTAAATTTTCTTGTGTCCAGAAATCCAACAACTTTCTGAAATTGAATTAG
- a CDS encoding PTS sugar transporter subunit IIB: MKKLKITLACAGGMSSSMLCRKIIAASEKKGYEGTECDAYSVHSLQSAAPGSDVILLGPQVGYMKDTIVKKYPDVPVEVINMKDYGMMRGEKIFNDMAEKFGW, from the coding sequence ATGAAAAAGCTTAAAATAACACTTGCCTGTGCTGGCGGTATGTCAAGCAGTATGTTGTGCAGGAAAATTATCGCAGCATCAGAAAAGAAAGGCTATGAAGGAACAGAGTGCGATGCCTATTCTGTTCATAGCTTGCAGTCGGCAGCTCCGGGTAGTGACGTGATTTTGCTTGGACCTCAGGTAGGATATATGAAGGATACCATAGTAAAAAAATATCCGGATGTTCCTGTTGAGGTTATTAATATGAAAGACTATGGGATGATGAGAGGTGAAAAAATATTTAATGATATGGCGGAAAAGTTTGGCTGGTAA
- a CDS encoding TetR-like C-terminal domain-containing protein: MAQLLTKKMIREVFVQMLSERPLHKITVTDVVTACKINRNTFYYYYADLYGIISEIFQTELQKVIDDYYDTNSWEESLLQALKFAIENKKAVYHIYNSIQKEKLEKYLFDVSGNAMKRYVEKIMINLDIRASHTDINIIILFYQYALTEMLINWVSSGMSMEQENIIRRCGQLFNGNIERSLRKSVELNNNW, translated from the coding sequence ATGGCACAATTATTGACTAAGAAAATGATACGTGAAGTGTTTGTTCAGATGTTGAGCGAACGCCCATTACATAAAATCACAGTGACAGATGTTGTTACTGCTTGTAAAATCAATCGTAATACATTTTATTACTATTATGCGGATCTTTATGGTATTATCTCTGAAATATTTCAAACAGAATTACAAAAAGTAATCGATGATTATTATGATACAAATTCTTGGGAAGAGAGCTTGCTTCAAGCATTGAAATTTGCCATAGAGAATAAAAAGGCTGTTTACCATATCTATAATTCCATACAGAAAGAGAAATTGGAAAAATACTTGTTTGATGTTTCAGGTAATGCCATGAAACGCTATGTGGAAAAGATAATGATTAACCTTGATATTCGTGCTTCCCATACAGATATAAATATTATCATTTTGTTTTATCAATATGCCCTCACAGAAATGTTGATTAATTGGGTTTCTTCCGGGATGAGCATGGAACAAGAAAACATTATTCGAAGATGCGGGCAACTGTTTAACGGAAATATAGAACGTTCTTTACGAAAAAGTGTTGAGCTAAATAATAATTGGTAA
- a CDS encoding GntR family transcriptional regulator, whose amino-acid sequence MEFQKLNALSLKEMFICQIRDMILSGHIPVGSKLPPEREIARQMQVSRAVVNSGFAELEKQGFLEVHPRQGVFVADYGRNGNINTLNAIMEYHGDTLGQTEIYSILEVRRALEHLATDSIIKNSSNEDILALEGLLEEVADATSIEETVSATFSFHHRLSVISGNSIIPLIYISFKPVVTQLWKRFCLRYGKEALYDSVLSLYKCLKARDAEAARRCTDKQLDEALEGGRQIF is encoded by the coding sequence ATGGAATTTCAGAAACTTAACGCTTTGAGCTTAAAAGAAATGTTTATTTGTCAGATTCGTGACATGATTTTATCAGGGCATATCCCGGTTGGAAGCAAATTACCTCCTGAAAGGGAAATTGCGAGACAGATGCAGGTCAGCCGTGCAGTGGTTAACAGTGGGTTTGCAGAACTTGAAAAACAGGGTTTTTTGGAAGTACATCCAAGGCAGGGGGTGTTTGTAGCAGATTACGGCAGAAACGGAAATATCAACACCTTAAATGCCATTATGGAATATCACGGAGATACACTTGGACAAACAGAAATTTACTCAATACTTGAAGTCCGCCGGGCATTGGAACATCTGGCAACGGATTCGATTATAAAGAATTCATCCAATGAGGATATTCTTGCATTGGAAGGCTTATTAGAGGAAGTTGCAGATGCAACTTCGATTGAAGAGACGGTCTCAGCCACCTTTTCTTTTCATCACAGACTTTCCGTTATTAGTGGAAACAGCATTATACCTTTAATTTACATATCTTTTAAACCTGTTGTAACACAGCTTTGGAAGCGTTTTTGCCTGCGTTACGGGAAAGAGGCACTATACGACAGCGTACTTAGTTTATATAAATGCCTCAAAGCGCGTGATGCAGAGGCGGCAAGAAGATGTACCGATAAACAGCTGGATGAGGCTTTGGAAGGTGGGCGGCAGATTTTTTAA
- a CDS encoding DUF5692 family protein, whose product MFVFSESVPTILVLLVWLGVFLSLFAANELSRRFKWVGFGCFVVLPVVLTVLWMTRLKDTSYMDWFHLAKVYSSTAGCIGFWCIRHIKKLQHNKIALCFPPLILAVNILEACFRDFEVSRYVTPVMEYMNNQVQYYIGGPWNVMNGIAGLLNIVTITGWFGICIRKKTSKDKSQDMLWPDMMWFWIIAYDLWNFAYTYNCLPTHAWYCGFALLLAPTICAFTIGKGAWLQHRAQTLALWCMFAQTFPAFQDASRFLVHSGSSKAIAEAAIRERILSPDGYTVLTGTGIQPVAGVSPDTTLLFVMSLLALLVNIGVFVYMIHRMYKTKRNPYTGELYTDHKKYQEIKALAE is encoded by the coding sequence ATGTTTGTATTTTCAGAAAGTGTTCCAACAATATTGGTGTTACTGGTATGGCTTGGGGTGTTCTTATCGTTGTTTGCTGCAAATGAATTGAGCCGCCGTTTTAAATGGGTGGGGTTTGGCTGCTTTGTTGTGCTTCCGGTAGTTTTAACAGTTTTATGGATGACAAGGTTAAAGGATACTTCTTATATGGACTGGTTTCATCTGGCAAAGGTTTATTCTTCTACGGCGGGCTGTATTGGTTTTTGGTGTATCCGTCATATCAAAAAGCTGCAGCATAATAAAATTGCGTTGTGTTTCCCGCCGTTAATTCTGGCTGTAAATATCCTGGAAGCCTGTTTCCGGGATTTTGAAGTAAGCCGGTATGTGACACCGGTTATGGAGTATATGAACAATCAGGTTCAGTACTATATCGGCGGTCCATGGAATGTCATGAATGGGATTGCAGGTCTTTTAAATATTGTGACCATTACAGGCTGGTTTGGAATTTGTATTCGAAAGAAGACCAGTAAGGATAAAAGCCAGGATATGCTTTGGCCTGATATGATGTGGTTCTGGATTATTGCCTATGATTTGTGGAATTTTGCTTATACCTATAACTGCCTTCCCACTCACGCATGGTATTGCGGATTTGCACTTTTACTGGCTCCTACGATCTGTGCATTTACAATTGGTAAGGGAGCATGGCTGCAGCATCGTGCCCAGACACTGGCTCTGTGGTGTATGTTTGCCCAGACGTTTCCTGCATTTCAGGATGCCAGTCGTTTTCTGGTGCATTCCGGATCCAGTAAGGCAATTGCAGAAGCAGCAATACGGGAAAGAATCCTTTCCCCTGACGGGTATACGGTATTGACCGGAACAGGAATCCAGCCGGTGGCAGGTGTATCACCGGATACTACTTTATTATTCGTTATGAGTTTACTGGCTCTTCTTGTAAATATCGGAGTATTTGTCTATATGATTCACAGAATGTATAAGACAAAGAGAAATCCATATACCGGAGAATTATATACGGATCATAAGAAGTATCAGGAGATTAAGGCTTTGGCAGAGTAA
- the hypB gene encoding hydrogenase nickel incorporation protein HypB produces the protein MEDFKVLEIKTSVFADNNIQAGKLREELKDKKVFLLNLMSSPGAGKTTTLIRTIHALKNDLNIGVMEADIDSDVDARTIQQTGAKAIQLHTGGMCHLDAEMTRQGLEGLDTDGLDLVILENVGNLVCPAEFDTGAVKNAMILSVPEGDDKPLKYPLMFSICDVILINKMDVMPYFDFDMEKCKANIRLRNPNAIIIPISALKDEGIREWTDWLSNAVKSWCE, from the coding sequence ATGGAAGATTTTAAAGTTCTTGAGATAAAAACAAGTGTTTTTGCTGACAACAACATACAAGCCGGAAAGCTTCGGGAGGAATTAAAGGATAAGAAGGTCTTTCTTCTTAATCTAATGTCCAGTCCCGGTGCAGGTAAGACCACTACCCTGATCCGTACGATTCATGCACTAAAGAACGACCTTAATATTGGTGTTATGGAAGCGGATATTGATTCTGACGTGGATGCCCGTACCATTCAGCAGACTGGTGCAAAGGCTATCCAGCTGCATACCGGTGGTATGTGCCATCTGGATGCGGAAATGACCCGCCAGGGATTAGAGGGTCTTGATACAGACGGTCTTGACCTTGTAATATTAGAAAATGTGGGCAACCTGGTCTGTCCTGCAGAATTTGATACCGGCGCAGTAAAAAATGCTATGATCCTCTCCGTACCGGAAGGAGACGATAAACCTCTTAAATATCCGCTGATGTTCTCTATTTGCGATGTAATACTGATAAACAAGATGGATGTAATGCCGTATTTTGATTTTGATATGGAAAAATGCAAAGCTAATATCAGACTTCGTAATCCCAACGCTATTATCATTCCCATCAGTGCTTTAAAAGATGAAGGAATTAGGGAATGGACCGACTGGTTAAGCAATGCAGTAAAATCCTGGTGTGAATAA
- a CDS encoding GNAT family N-acetyltransferase: MELKIIQGNVSEEILELYVKSFRMNPWNETWTLGMAGMRINDYLQNPMALGYEARQDGNIVGFLMGYITSYLGVKEFHIQDFVISVDFSRMGLGTQMLSLVQQDVKRRGVESINLLTLKDPRTEGFYNKNGYETDPNLVFMNKKII, encoded by the coding sequence ATGGAATTAAAAATTATTCAAGGAAATGTTTCAGAAGAAATCTTGGAACTATATGTAAAGTCTTTTCGTATGAACCCCTGGAATGAAACGTGGACACTTGGCATGGCTGGTATGAGGATCAATGATTATCTTCAAAATCCCATGGCCCTGGGATATGAAGCCCGTCAAGATGGAAATATAGTTGGGTTTTTAATGGGATACATAACCTCCTATTTAGGCGTTAAAGAATTTCATATACAGGATTTTGTGATTTCTGTAGATTTTAGCAGAATGGGACTGGGGACTCAAATGCTGTCTTTGGTTCAACAGGATGTGAAAAGAAGAGGGGTAGAAAGTATTAACTTACTCACTTTGAAAGATCCAAGGACTGAAGGATTCTACAATAAAAATGGATATGAAACGGATCCAAACCTTGTATTTATGAATAAAAAAATAATATAA
- a CDS encoding YitT family protein: MKKGRLALEILTIMLGNFIYAVGIVFFIMPSGLITGGTTGIAIAVNHYTKLPISSIVLVFNVIMFLIGLFVLGKKFALTTLISTLFFPLSLEVLQTLFVNFVITDDIFLCTIFGGVCIGSAIALVIRVGASTGGMSIPPLILHKYTHIPVSVSLYVGDCIILALQVTFSDKNKILYGIILVMIYSIVLDKLLLLGTNKIQIKVISVKSSEIKDAIISRFDRGVTLLHSKSGYLEREMDVLLTVISNNDLSKFEKLIHEIDDEAFVIISHVNEVRGRGFSIGKKYL; encoded by the coding sequence ATGAAAAAAGGAAGATTAGCACTGGAAATTTTAACGATCATGTTAGGGAATTTTATTTATGCAGTAGGAATTGTGTTTTTTATTATGCCTTCTGGCTTAATTACCGGAGGAACAACGGGGATTGCAATTGCTGTTAATCACTATACAAAACTACCTATTTCAAGTATTGTATTAGTTTTTAATGTAATTATGTTTTTAATTGGATTGTTCGTTTTGGGAAAAAAGTTCGCATTAACTACACTGATTAGTACATTATTCTTTCCATTATCTTTGGAAGTATTGCAGACATTGTTCGTAAATTTTGTAATTACAGATGATATTTTTTTATGTACAATATTCGGAGGTGTTTGTATAGGAAGTGCGATTGCTCTTGTTATCAGAGTTGGGGCAAGTACTGGAGGCATGAGTATACCACCTTTAATTTTACATAAGTATACGCATATTCCGGTATCTGTCAGTTTATACGTAGGAGACTGTATCATACTTGCACTGCAGGTAACGTTTAGTGATAAAAATAAAATCCTTTATGGCATCATTTTAGTTATGATTTATTCCATCGTCTTAGATAAACTTCTATTACTTGGTACAAATAAAATACAGATAAAAGTAATAAGTGTCAAATCTTCGGAGATAAAAGATGCAATAATTTCGAGATTTGACAGAGGAGTCACACTTTTACATAGTAAATCAGGATATCTGGAACGAGAGATGGATGTCTTACTAACGGTTATTTCTAATAATGATTTATCTAAATTTGAAAAGCTGATTCATGAAATAGACGACGAGGCCTTTGTGATTATCAGCCATGTTAATGAGGTAAGAGGCAGAGGATTTAGTATAGGAAAAAAATATTTGTGA
- a CDS encoding oleate hydratase translates to MYYSSGNYEAFARPLKPEGVDNKSAYLIGSGLAALSAACFLVRDGHMKGERIHILEKDRLPGGACDGYKYNELGYVIRGGREMESNFECMWDLMRSIPSIETEGVSVLDEYYWLNKRDPNYSLMRATINQGEDAHTDGKFGLSDKGSMQIMKLFFMQDEDLYDKRIDEIFDNEVLNSNFWLYWRTMFAFENWHSALEMKRYLHRFIHLIGGMPDFKALKFTKYNQYESLILPMVKYLENHNVQFHYETRVVNIEFDIQTDKKQAKSILYVHGDVEDTISLTENDLVFITNGGCVENSSLGDQNHPAEFRYNISAGGGWDMWRKIAEQDKSFGNPDKFCSNPELSNWMSATVTTLDERIPPYIQNICKRDPFDGKVVTGGIVTAKDSNWLLSWTFNRQPHFSSQPKNQLVGWIYGLFSDKPGNFVKKSMRECTGKEICMEWLYHMGVPTDKIDDLAEHSANTVPCMMPYVTAFFLPRRLGDRPNIVPDGSVNFAFIGQFAETKRDTIFTSEYSVRTGMESVYTLLNIDRGVPEVWGSTYDIRSLLNATVQLQDGKSLMGLDLEPGRKKELVEVIKKVQNTEIEKLLMEYHLIG, encoded by the coding sequence ATGTATTACAGCAGTGGTAATTATGAAGCTTTTGCCCGTCCTTTGAAGCCGGAAGGTGTGGATAATAAATCCGCTTACCTGATTGGATCCGGCCTTGCAGCTTTATCAGCTGCTTGTTTTCTTGTCCGTGATGGACATATGAAGGGAGAACGAATCCATATTTTGGAGAAAGACAGACTCCCGGGTGGTGCCTGCGATGGCTATAAATACAATGAACTTGGATATGTAATACGCGGCGGACGCGAGATGGAAAGTAATTTTGAGTGTATGTGGGATTTGATGCGGTCCATCCCATCCATTGAAACAGAAGGTGTCAGTGTTTTAGATGAATATTATTGGCTCAACAAACGTGATCCTAACTATTCTCTTATGCGTGCGACGATCAATCAGGGAGAAGATGCCCATACCGATGGAAAATTTGGGCTGTCCGATAAGGGATCTATGCAGATTATGAAGCTGTTTTTTATGCAGGATGAAGACCTGTATGATAAACGGATCGATGAAATATTTGACAATGAAGTGCTGAATTCTAATTTCTGGTTATATTGGCGTACTATGTTTGCCTTTGAGAATTGGCATAGCGCTTTAGAAATGAAACGCTACCTTCACCGCTTTATTCACCTCATCGGGGGAATGCCCGATTTCAAAGCACTTAAATTTACTAAGTATAATCAATATGAATCTTTAATTCTTCCAATGGTAAAATATCTGGAGAATCATAACGTTCAATTCCACTACGAAACGAGAGTGGTAAATATCGAGTTTGATATCCAAACGGATAAGAAACAGGCAAAGAGCATTTTGTATGTTCATGGCGATGTTGAAGATACTATCAGCCTGACAGAAAACGACCTTGTTTTCATTACAAATGGAGGTTGCGTTGAAAACTCATCATTGGGTGACCAAAATCATCCGGCAGAGTTCCGCTATAATATCAGTGCTGGCGGAGGTTGGGATATGTGGCGAAAAATCGCAGAGCAGGATAAATCGTTTGGAAATCCCGACAAATTCTGTAGCAATCCTGAGCTGAGTAATTGGATGTCCGCTACTGTTACCACTTTAGATGAGCGCATTCCGCCGTATATTCAAAATATTTGTAAACGTGATCCATTTGACGGCAAAGTCGTAACAGGAGGAATAGTAACAGCGAAAGACTCTAACTGGCTTCTTAGCTGGACATTCAATCGTCAGCCGCATTTCAGCAGTCAGCCAAAGAATCAACTGGTTGGTTGGATTTATGGACTGTTTAGCGACAAACCAGGTAACTTCGTAAAGAAATCTATGCGAGAGTGCACAGGTAAGGAAATCTGTATGGAATGGCTGTATCATATGGGTGTACCTACAGATAAAATTGATGACTTAGCAGAACATAGTGCAAATACTGTACCTTGTATGATGCCCTATGTTACTGCATTTTTCCTGCCTCGCCGTTTAGGTGATCGTCCCAATATTGTACCTGATGGCAGTGTCAATTTTGCTTTCATTGGACAGTTTGCTGAGACCAAGCGTGATACGATCTTTACTTCAGAATATTCTGTAAGAACCGGAATGGAGTCCGTTTATACATTACTGAACATTGATCGTGGTGTGCCTGAGGTTTGGGGAAGTACATACGATATTCGTAGTCTTCTAAATGCTACTGTACAATTACAGGATGGAAAAAGCTTAATGGGGCTTGATTTAGAACCTGGCCGGAAAAAGGAACTTGTTGAGGTAATTAAGAAAGTACAGAACACAGAAATTGAAAAGCTACTGATGGAATACCATTTAATAGGTTAA
- a CDS encoding transposase family protein codes for METKIIKLLDSSLECIDCKIKDDKIILHIYSTKQKLICPYCGNASSKIHSVYQRELQDIPLHEKQTILLLDTRKVYCDNPECSHKTFSERFDFVVPNGKKTKRLVEKILVTSVKLSSVSASSLLKADYVKTSKSSICDLIKKNAFPCG; via the coding sequence ATGGAGACTAAAATTATAAAACTATTAGATTCTTCTTTAGAATGTATTGATTGTAAAATTAAAGATGATAAGATAATTCTACATATTTATTCCACAAAGCAAAAACTGATCTGCCCTTATTGTGGTAATGCATCTTCAAAAATACATTCTGTTTATCAAAGGGAACTTCAGGATATCCCTTTACATGAGAAACAAACAATTCTACTATTGGATACAAGAAAAGTATACTGTGATAATCCGGAGTGCAGTCACAAAACTTTTTCGGAACGCTTTGATTTTGTTGTACCTAACGGAAAGAAAACGAAACGTCTTGTTGAAAAGATATTAGTGACATCTGTTAAATTAAGTTCAGTAAGTGCATCATCTTTACTTAAAGCGGATTATGTCAAAACCAGTAAAAGCAGCATCTGTGACCTGATTAAAAAAAATGCCTTCCCTTGTGGATAA